GACCGCCGACGACCTGATGACCTTCGCACAGGCGTGGCTCGACGTGTGGCACGGCCGCAGCGAGGTGCTCCCGCGCGAGCAGGTGCTCGCGTTCTCCGAGCGGCAGGGCATTCCGGAGGGCTCGGACTGGGCGCTCGGCTGGGACACGCCGACCGCCGGCGCGTCGTCGTCGGGCGCGCACTTCGGCCCGCGCTCGATCGGCCACCTCGGCTTCACCGGCACGTCGCTGTGGATCGACCTCGAGCAGGAGGCGATCGTCGTCCTGCTCACGAACCGCCACCACCTCGTCGAGAAGCGCAGCAAGTTCACGCTCCGCGCCGAGATCCACGACGCGGTGATGGAAGCCTTCCTTGCCGGATAGCCCGAGCGCGCGCGGCCCGCAGCGCATCCACTTCGTCGCGATCGGCGGCACCGGGATGGGCGCGCTCGCCGGTCTGTGCAAGCGGCGCGGCCTCGCGGTCACGGGCTCGGACAAGAAGCTCTATCCGCCCATGAGCACGAAGCTCGAGGAGTGGGGCATCGAGGTCGACGAGGGCTTCGCGGCCCGTCACGTCACGAGCCGCGACCCGGACCTCGTCGTGATCGGCAACGCCGTGCGCAAGGACAACCCGGAGGCGAAGGCGACGATCCGCGCCGGCCTCCCCTACATGTCCTTCCCCGATGCGCTCTTCGCGCTCGCGATGCGCGACAAGCGGCGCATCGTCGTCGCCGGGACCCACGGCAAGACGACGACGACGACGATGATCGCGTCGATGCTCCATCATCTCGGGCGCGACCCGTCGTTCCTGATCGGCGGAATCCCGGTCGAGTTCGGCGACAGCTTCCGCGACGGCGGGGGCGAGGACTTCGTCGTCGAGGGCGACGAGTACGACACCGCGTTCTTCGACAAGACGCCGAAGTTCCTCCACTACGAGCCCGACCTGCTCGTGATCACGTCCGTCGAGTTCGACCACGCCGACATCTACCGCGACCTCGACCACGTGAAGGAGGCGTTCCGCACGCTCGTCGCGCGCATGCCGGCCGACGGCATCGTCTTCGCCGCGACCGACCAGGAGGGCGTCGCCGACGTCGTGCGCGACGCGCCGTGCCGCGTCGTCTCGTACGGCGTCGATCGCGACGGCGCGCCGTCGCAGGCCGAGTACCGCGGCACGTCGGTGACGGTCGGGCCGCACGGCACGGGCTTCCAGCTGACGCTCCCGCGCGAGGACGGCCTCCACGCCTTCGGCGTCGGCATCCGCGCGGCGGGCCACTTCAACGCCGAGAACGCCGTCGCCGCGCTCGCGATCGCCGACGTGCTCGGGCTCCCGATGCTCGAGGCGTCGGCCGCGATGGCGAAGTACCAGGGCGTGAAGCGGCGCATGGAGGTGCGCGGCGTCGCGCGCGGCGTCGTCGTGGTCGACGACTTCGCGCACCACCCGACGGCGGTGACGGTGTCGGTCGCGGCCGCGCGCGAGCGCTTCCGCGCGCGCAAGCTCTTCGCCGTCTTCGAGCCGCGCACGAACACGAGCCGCCGCGCGCTCTTCCAGGACGCCTACGGCCAGGCGTTCGGCCCCGCCGACTGCACCGTCGTGAAGCGCGTCGACACGGGCGACCCGATCTACAGCGCGACCGGCCGCGTCGAGGAGTTCTTCTCGGCCGACATCCTCGTCCAGCGCATCCACTCGAAGGGTCGGGAGGCGATCGCGTTCTCGACGGTGGAGGAGATCGTCGAGTTCCTGGCGCGCGAGGCGCAGGCCGGCGACGTCGTGCTGGTGATGAGCAACGGCAGCTTCGACGGCATCTTCGACAAGCTGTTCGCCGCGCTCGGCGGCCCCGACCCGGGCGGCTATCGCGAGCTCATGCTGCGCGAGGAGCGCGCGCTCGCGCGCCTGAACGCGATCTCGAGCGAGGCCTACGCGCGGCGGCGCGACTTCGGCGAGTGAGCGCGGCGCGCGGGCGGCCCCGCGCTCACGCGTCCATCCAGAAGTCGACGAGCGCGGCCGGGTCGAGCGGCACCGTCCACACCTCGGCCGCGCGACCGTTCGCGACGCGCGCGAGCAGCAGGTACCCGACGTCGATGCGGCGCGAGCCGCGCTCGAGCTTCGCGCGGAACACGATCGCGACGCGTTCGCCGCTCGCGAGCACGTCGACGAGCGTCGCGTCGAAGCTCGCCGTCATCTCGCCGATGCGGACGAGGTAGCCGACCACCTCGTCGACGCCCTCGTGGTCGCCGCGCCACGGGTTGGCGCCCGTCGCGTGCCACACCACGTCGGGGGCGAGGATCTGCGCGAGCGTCTCGGTGTCGCCGCGCGACACCGCGCTCCAGGCGCGGCGCGCGAGCTCCTCGTTGGCGTTCGTCGTCTCGGACATGGCTCCCGTCGCTCCCCTGCCGCGGCCGCGCGCATCATGCCCGAACCCGTGCGAGGCCGGGGAGCGAAAAGGATGCTAGGGAGGCGCGGCCGGGCGCGGGTGCGACGCCGCGCGCCGCGCTCCGGATGGCGGACGCGCGCCGGCGTCGCCGGAGCGCGGCTCGACGACGGGCGGAGCGCGCGGCGCGGGGCGGAGCGCGCGGCGCGAGCGGAGGAGCGCGATGGATCGGAGCCCGCTCGCGCTCGCCGCGCTCCACTTCGCCTCGCTCTACGAGCTCGACGCGCGCGGGCGCATCGCGGCCCTCGCCCCGCCGGCAGAGGGCGCCGCCCCGCGCCTCCACGTCGTGCGCACCGCGCTCGGCACCGTCTGGCGCATGCGCTGCGACCTCCCGCCGGCGCTCGTGCGTCGTCTCTCCGCGCTCGCGGGTCGCGAGGGCCCCTGGCGCGCGGACGCGCCGCTCGAGCGCGCCGAGTTCCTGCGGCGCGCGCTCGCCGACGCGGCACCGGTCGCCGTCCGCGCCGCGGGAATCGCCTTCGCGGGTGCCGACGCCTCGATGCTAGGCGCGCCGTCCGTCGCGGCGGACGTCCGGCCGCTCGCGCCCGGCGACGCGGCGCGCGCACACGGTGGCCTCGGCGACGAGGCGGCGCACTGCGCGCCGGAGCGCGCGCCCGTCGGCGCCTTCGTCGACGGCGCGCTCGTCGCGGTGTGCCGCTGTGCGTCGCGGAGCGCGCGCGAGCCCGCGCAGGCGCGCGTCGCGACTGCCGAGCCGTTCCGCGGGCGCGGGCTCGGCGCAGCCGTCCTCGCGGGCTGGGCGCGCGCCGTGCTCGCCGCGGGCGGCGTACCGCTCCTGCGCGCGGGGGCGGACGACCGCGCCGCGCGCGCGCTCGCCCTGCGCGCGCGCTTCGTCGCCTTCGGCGACGAGCACGCCTGGGACTAACGAGCCTCGACCTTCGGAAGCGCGTCGCCGAGCATCGCGTCGAGCGCGTCGCGGACGACGCGCGTCCACACCGCATAGCCCGCCGCCGAGAGGTGGAGGCCGTCGAACCGGAAGAGCGTCCCCGGCGGCGGGCCGTCCTCCTCGCCCGGCGCGCGCAGCGCGAGCATCGGCGTCGCGATGTCGACGTAGGAGAGCGAGGGGTCGGCCGCCGCGAGCGCCGCGATGCGCTCGTTCGCGGCGCGCATCCGCGGCCACAGCTCCCAGCGCAGGCGCGACGGCTTGATCGCGACGAACGCGATCGGCGCGCGGCTCCCGCCGTCGCGCACGAAGGCGACGAGGCGCTCGAAGTCGGCGACCACGCGGTCCGCCGAGGCGCCCGCGCCGATGTCGTTGTCGCCGGCGTACACGACGATCGCGGAGGGGGCATAGGGCGCGACGATGCGCGGCGCGAACGCGACGACGTGGTCCATGTGCGCGCCGCCGAAGCCGCGGTTGAGCACGCGCACGGGCGCCATGTCGCGCTCGAGCGTGTCCCACATGCGGATGCTCGAGCTGCCGACGAAGAGCACGGCCCCGGGCGCGGGCATCGACGCGCGGTCGGCCGCCTCGAAGGCCTCGATCTCGTCCTCCCAGAACGACGCCTCGGCCGCGCGCGCGAAGAAGACGCGCACGGCGACGGCACCGGCCGCGGCGAGCGCGATCGCGACGCCGGCCGCGATCGCGAGCCGCCGCGGCCAGCGGCGCGCGTGCACTCCGGAGCTCGTCGCCATCCGTGGCCTCCCGTCTTCGCGTCTTCGCGTCGTCGCGGTCGCGCCCGCCGCCGCCGCCGCCGCCGCCGCGACGCGCGCGGGCGCGCGCGAGGTCGCCGCGGCGGCGGCGCGCGTTGCTACGCTGGCGCGCCGTGATTCCCCGCGACTCCGCTCGCGCGTCCCGTCCGCCGCCCCCGCACCGGCGCCGGCGGGCGACTCCAGTGCTCGCGCTCGCGCTCCTCGCGATCGCGTCGCCGCGCATCCTACACGCGGCGGGGGCAGATCCGTCGTCGCCGTCCGCCGTCCTGCGCTTCGAGCGCGACGGTGCGCTCGTGCGGGCGCTTCCGCTCGCCGCACTGCGCGCCGCGTGCCCGACCGAGCGCGTCGACGTCGACGACCCCTACTACCACCGCGCGATGTCGTTCTTCGCGCTCCCGTTCCCGTGCGTCTTCGAGGCGGGCTTCGGCGCCCCGCTCGCGTCGTCCGCGCGCGAGGACTTCTCGCTGCGCGCCCTCGACGGCTACGCCCGCCCCGTCGCGGGCGCGCAGCTCGCCGAGCCGGGCGCGTGGCTCGCGTTCGCGGACGCGTCGCTCACGCCGCGCGCCGCGCTCGACGCCGACCCGCCCGCGCTGCGCTTCGCGCCCATCACGCGGCGCGAGCTCGACCCGGCGCCCTTCTACCTCGTGTGGACCGGCGCCGAGCAGAACGACCCGCACCGCCATCCATGGCCGTTCCAGCTCGTCACGATCGACGAGGTGCCGTTCGCGCGCCGCCATCCGCACACCGTGCCGACGGGCGAGCCGCCGGGCTCGCCCGCGCAGCGCGGCTTCTCCCTCTTCCGCAGCCAGTGCATCGCCTGCCACGCGATCAACGGCGAGGGCGGCGCGGTCGGCCCCGACCTCAACGTGCCGCGGAGCATCGTCGAGTACCGGCCCGTCGCGCAGATCCGCGCCTTCATCCGCGATCCGCGCACGTTCCGCTACTCGGCGATGCCCGCGCACCCGGGGCTCACGGACGCGGACCTCGACGCGCTCGTCGCGTACTTCCGGGCGATGAGCGCGCGCAAGCACGACCCGGGCGGCGCGGGGCGCGCCGCTCCGGACGCGGGCGGCGAGTGAGCCGCGTCGCGCGCGTGCGCGCCTAGCGAACCTCGAGACCGACGGCGCGCATGAGGTCGAGCGCGTTGCTGCGCGCGACGACGCCCGGCCGCAGCCGGTAGTCGAACACGAGCCGCCCGTCCTCGAGCCGGTCCTCGAAGTGGACGTTGCGCACGCGCGGCGCGAGCTCGTCCGCGATCGCGGCGAGCGCGAGGTCGTGCGTCGTCACGAACCCGATCGCGCCGCTCTCGAGCAGCGTCGCGACGATCGCGCGCGCGCCGATCGCGCGGTCGTGCGAGTTGGTGCCGTGCAGGGCCTCGTCGATCAGGAACAGCGCGGGGGCGGCGTCGGGGCTTCGCGCGACGTCGACGATCCGGCGCAGGCGTTCGAGCTCCGCGTAGAAGTGCGACGTCCCGGACTGCAGCGAGTCGACCACCCGCAGCGAGGCGGCGAGCGAGAGCGGCGTGAGCGCGAGCGCGCCGGCGCGCACCGGCGCGCCCGCCTGCGCCATCGCCGCCGCGACGCCGACGGCGCGCAGCAGCGTGCTCTTGCCGGACATGTTCGAGCCGCTCACGACGGCGATCGGCTCGTCGCGCGAGAGCCGCACGTCGTTGCGGACGCAGTGCGCGGCGGCGAGCAGCGGGTGGCCGAGGTCGCGCGCGTCGAAGAGCGGCGCTTCGCTCTCGGACGCGAAGCGCGGGAACGGGTCGCGCGGGTGCTCGTAGGCGTAGGTCGCGAGCGAGAGCAGCGCCTCGAGCTCGCCCGTCGCGTCGAGCCACGCGCGCACGCGTCCGCCGCAGCGCGCGCGCCACGCCGCGATCGCGAGCGCGATCTGCGGCCCCCACAGCAGGAGCGCGCCGATCGGCGCGAAGAGCTGGTTGCGCATCGCGTCGCGCAGCGCGACCCAGCGGCGCAGCCGCGCGATCTCGCGCGCGGCCGAGTGCGCGTCGCTCGCGAGCGCGCGGTGGAGCGCGCGCAGCCGCGCGTCCGGGCTCGCCGCGAACGCGGGCTCGCGTTCGAGCAGTGCGACGACGCGCTCGAGCAGGTCGAGCGAGCGCACGGCGCCGTCGAGCCCGGCGACGGCGCGCCGCGCGCGCGCGCGCGACGAGCGCGGCCGCGGCCTCGAGCGCGGCGACGCCGACGAGCGGCAGCGGGCCCGCGCCGAGCGGCCAGGCGACGAGCGCGGCGACGCCGAGCGCCGCGAGCCCGGCGAGCGCGGCGCGCAGGGCGGGGACGGGCACGGGCGCCGCGCGCTCGGCCCACGCGACGAGGCCGCCCGCGTCGAGCCGCGGCCCCACTTCGTCGCCTACGCGCGCGAGCCGCTCGCGCAGGTCGACGGCGTCGCGGAGCGCCGCGACGGCGCCCTGTCGCGCGACGACCTCGTCCGGTCGCGCGGGCGCGCACAGCCAGCGCGCGAGCGTCGCCTCGCCGAGCGGAGTGCGCGCCGCGCACAGGAGCTCGAAGAGCGAGCCCTCGCCGAACAGGTCGAGGTCGTCGGCGAAGAGCGAGTCGCGCGGGCGGACGGCGTCGCCCGCGCTCCCCGTGCCCGCCCAGCGGTCGTCGATGCGCGCGAGTCCGCGCGCATAGTGCGCGGCCGCGCGGCTCGCCGCGTCGCGCGCGCGCAGCGCGCGGTCGTGCGCGACGACGAGCGCGGCGAATGCGACGAGCGGCGCGAGTGCGACCGCGGGCGCGAGCGTGCGCGGCCCGAACGCGAGCCACGCGCCGAGCGCGCCGGCACCGAACGTCGCGAGCCGCGCGTGCGAGAGCCAGCGGCAGCGGCGCGCGAGTGCCTCGGCGCTGCGCGTCCGCGCGCCGAGGCGCGCCGCGTACTCGGCGCGGGGCGCGCTCGACGCGTCCGCGTCGCCGTCGCTGCGGCCGCCGGCGCCGGGCTGCGACGCGGGCCCGGCCTCGCGCGTTCCGGTCACCCGAGGCCCAGCACGCGCGCGCCGCGTCCGATCGGGCGTGCGGCCGCGATCGCGCGCGCGACGAACGCGCGCGCTCCCGCGACCGCGTCGCGCAGCGGCTCGCCGCGCGCGAGGCGCGCGGCGACGGCCGACGACAGCGCGCAGCCCGTTCCGTGGACGGGGCCCGCGTCGATGCGCTCGCCGGGGAGCCACTCGAGTGCGACCGTGCCGTCGTCGCCGCGGACCGCGAGCAGGTCGTCGGGCGCGCCGTCGCGATGGCCTCCCTTCACGAGCACCGCGCGCGCCCCGAGCTCGAGCGCGAAGACGCGCGCCGCCTCCTCGGCGCCCGCGCGCGTCGACGCGTCGCGCCCCGTGAGCGCGCCGGCCTCCGCGACGTTCGGCGTGACGAGCGCCGCGCGCTGCGCGATCTCGCACAAGGTCGCCCATGCGCGGCGCTCGAGCAGCGCCGTGCCGTCGCTCGCCGCGAGCACCGGGTCGAGCACGATGGGGGTGCCGGGCGCGAGCGCGTCGAGTCCGAGCAGCACGCTGCGCGCGACGTCGTCGGTCGCGAGCATTCCGATCTTCACCGCGGCCGGGGCGACGTCGCGCAGCAGCACGCGCAGCTGCTCGAGCACGACGTTCGGGAACGCGGGCAGCGAGCGGTGCACGCGCTGCGTGTCCTGGATCGTGATCGCGGTGACGACGCCCGCGCCGTGCACGCCGTGCGCGCGGAAGACCTGGAGATCGGCCTGCAGTCCCGCGCCGCCGGTCGGGTCCGAGCCCGCGATCGAGAGCGCGGTGGGAGACGTGACGGCCGGATCGGACATCGGCGCCGATGGTAAGATCGGCCCCCGCTCCGTGCATCCGATCCGACGGGCCCGATGGGGCGACGGGCTCGACGCGCGCGCAGCCGAGGAGGCCAGGTGGAACCCGAGGGCGCGGCGAGCTGGCTTCCCGAGGCATGTGCGGCATGTGCGGCGTGCGCGCGACCGCCCGGGCGTGCGCGCGCGCGCGTGCGGCGGCTCGCGGCGGCGGTGCTCGCCGCGCTCGCGAGCGCGACGGCGGGCGCGCTGCCCGGAGCGCGCGCGGCATTCGCGGAGTCGGCGGCCTCGGCGCCCGCCGACGAGACGTGGTATGCGCAGGAGGTCGCGCGCGGCGATCACGCCTTCCTCGTCACGCACTACTGGTCGAAGGGCGACAAGCTGCGCGCGGAGACCGTGCTCGCCGGGCGTCGCATCGTCACGATCGTGAACGGCGCCACCTACTACACGCTCGACCCGACGCGCGGCGTCGGGCTCGCGATCGAGCGCAGCGCGCTCGCGCGCGCCGGCGACGCGCGTCGCGACCGCCCGTTCGCCGACGACTTCCACGCGCTCGTGCGCGCCGGCGGCGAGCTCGTCGGCACCGAGGCGCTCGGCGGCCAGCCCGTCGAGCGCTACCGGCTCACCAACGAGTCGGGGCGCGTCGAGGTGTGGGTGACGCCGGACCGCAAGCTTCCCGTGCGCGTCGCGCGCTTCCGCCACGCGACGGCCTCGACGGACCAGAAGGACTACGTGAACTGGCTGCGCGGCGTGCCGATCGACGACCGCTTCTTCGAGCCGCCCTCGGGCATCGACGTCGAGCGCATCGGCTACGAGGACTACGTGCGCACGTCGGCGACGAAGCCGCTCGGACCGGCGCCGCCGTTCTACGGCTACCTGCTCCACGGCGAGCCCGAGGGCGACGCGGGCGGCTCGGACTGAGGCGCACTGCGCGCGCCCGCGCGCGGATCAGCTCTGGTTCGTCACCCAGACGATGTTCGGGTCGGCGAGCGCGGGCGTCGTCTCCGCCAGCACCGCGAGCTTGCGCGCGACCGTGCCGGCGAGCTCGCGGAACGCCTGCGCGGCGGGCGAGTCGGGCGCGTCGAGCACGATCGGCCGGCCGCGGTCGCCCGTCTCGACGACGCGCGGGTCGATCGGCACCTCGCCGAGGAAGTCGACGCCGAGCTCCCGCGCGATCCGCGCGCCGCCGCCCTGGCCGAAGATGTAGTACCTGCGATCCGCGAGCTCGGGCTCGGGCGGCGTGAAGTACGACATGTTCTCGACGATGCCGAGCACCGGCACGTTCACCTTCTGGAACATCGCGAGGCCCTTGCGCGCGTCGATCAGCGACAGGTCGTTCGCGGTCGTCACGATCACGGCGCCCGAGAGCGGCGCCTGCTGCGTCAGCGTGAGCGCGGCGTCGCCCGTGCCGGGCGGGCAGTCGACGACGAGGTAGTCGAGCTCGCCCCACTCGACGTCGGTGAGGAACTGGCGCACGAGTCCGTGCACCATCGGGCCGCGCCAGATGACGGGCGAGTCGTCCGTCAGGAAGAAGCCCATCGACATGAGCTTCAGGCCGTGCGCCTCGAGCGGGTAGATGCGCTTGTCGACGGCCGTCGGCCGGCCGCGCGCGCCGGTGAGCAGCGGGAGCGAGGGGCCGTACACGTCCGCGTCGAGCACGCCGACCGTCGCGCCCGTCTCGCGCAGCGCGATGGCGAGGTTGATCGCGGTCGTGCTCTTGCCGACGCCGCCCTTGCCCGACGCGACGGCGATCGTGTTGCGCACGCCCGGGAGCGCCTCGGCAGTGGGGCTCGCGGGCGCGGCGCGCCGCGTCTGCGCCGTCATCGTCACGGCGGCCTCGGCGACGCCCGGCAGCGCCTCGACGCGCTCCTTCGCCGCGCGCTCGAACTCGGCCTTCACGGGGCACGCGGGCGTCGTGAGCTCGATCGCGAACGCGACGCGCGCGCCGCCCGCGCCCGCCTCGATGCGGACGTCCTTCACGAACCCGAGGTCGACGATGCTGCGCTGGAAGTCGGGGTCGACGATGGGGCGGAGCGCGTCGAGCACCTGGCTCTCGGTGACGGACATGGGGTCTCCTGGGAAGCGCGGGGGCGGCAGTCTAGCAGCCGCGCTCGCGCGCTCTCGGCGACGGCACCGCGACGCCGCGCGCGCGGGCAGTGGCTACGCTCGCGCGCGCGGCGCGGGCGACGCGCCCCCGCGAAGCCTGGACCACGGAGACGCGAGCGATGACGGATCTCGACGAGGTGCTCGAGCGCTTCCAGATGGGCGGCCTCGAGTACGGCGGCGGCTTCGCGAACCACGGGCCGATGGCGGCGGAGGCGCTCGTCGCGCTCGGCCATCCCGCGCTCCTCACCGGCTGGGTCGACCTCTACGCGCCGCGCCTTCCGCCGTTCTCGCCGGGGCGCGCGATCGCGCCCGCCGAGCGCGCGGCCGCGCGCGGCGACGCGAGCCGCTTCGCGGACTGGGTGGCGACGTACGAGGCGGAGATCGCGCGCGACGGCGTGCGCGCGGTGCTCGCGCGCGAGGTCGCCGCGCTCGCGCCCGGCCTGTTCGCGGGGGCCGCGCACGGACTGCTGCGCGTCGCGCACGCGGCGCGCGCGATCGGCCGCGGGGAGACGTCGGTGCGCGTGCGCGAGGTCGCGTTCGGGCTCGGCTACTGGGCGGGGAGCTACCAGACGCTGCCCGGCGAGCCGGGGGCGCGCCCCGAGCGCGACCCGATCGACGCGCTGCTCACCCTCGAGCCCGTGCCGCCCGCCGCGCGCGCGGGCGGCGCCTTCACCGATGCCGTCCGCGCGCTCGACGCGCACGCGCCCTTCGCGCGCGCGCTCGCGAGCGCCGACCTGCGCGATGCCGGGAGCGACGCCTTCCTGTCCGCGCTCTGTCGCGCGGGGGCGCGCCTCTATCTCGCGAACCCCGAGGCCCGCATCGCCTACGCGCACGCGGTCACCGCGCCGAGCGCGGTGAGGCTCGTCGCGCCGTGGGTCGACGCCGCGACGCGGCGCGCGCTCGGCACCTTCGCCTATCAAGCCGCGATGGCGCTCCACGCCGTGAGCGCCGCGCGCGCCGAGGGCGGGCCGCCGCCGTCGGCCGAGGCCGTCGCGATGGCGGACGACGTGGACGAGATCCGCTATCGCGCGGCGTGCTCGCTCGGCGAGCACGCGATCAAGCTCGCCGAGGCGTGCCTGCGCGAGGACGCGATCGCGCCGGCGCGCGAGCTGCGGCTCGCCGCCGCCGACGCCGCGGCGCACCTGCAGGGCTGAAGCGCCGCGCGACCGCGCTCGCGCGGCACGGCGAGGAGGGGAGGGCGGACGTGGCGGAGTGGCTGGACGGCAACCCGTCGGGCGCGTGGCTCGCGCTCGGCCTGGTCGGCAACGCGGCCTTCGGCGCGCGCTTCCTCGTGCAGTGGATCGCCTCGGAGCGCGCGGGCGAGAGCGTCGTGCCGATGGCGTTCTGGTACCTGAGCATCGCGGGCTCGCTGGTGCTGCTCGTCTACGCGGCGCACCTGCGCGACCCCGTCTTCACGCTCGCCTACCTGCCGAACTCGTTCGTGTACCTGCGCAACGTGGCCCTGCGGCGGCGCGCCCGGCGTCAGGCGGCCGCGCCCGGCGCGCGCGACGTCGCCTCCCGCAGCACCGAGAGGTAGCCGCGCGCGACCAGCGCGTCGTCGAGCACGCCTCGCGACGCGAGCAGCGCGTGCATGCGCGGCAGGTTGTAGTGCGGCACGGTCATGAGCAGATGGTGCTCGAGGTGGTAGTTCACGAAGTTCGGCGCGATCAGCAGCCGCTCCCACCAGCGCGCGATCGTGGTGCGCGTGTTCTGCAGCGGGTTCGCCGGGTCGATCGGCATCGCGTGCTCGGCGATCGCGCGGATGCGCGTCACGAGCGTGTTCGTCGTCAGATAGGCGCCCACCCACAGCAGGTAGAGCCACGCGTGCCCGGCGAGCGCGAGCAGGCCGAGGAGCGTCGCGTTCGCGATCAGCATGCCGCGGAAGCGCTCGTTGCCGAGCCCGCGGCGCAGGCGCGCCGCGAGGCCTCCCTCGGTGCCGAGATCGCGCCGCGCGGCGAAGCGCACGAACTTCGCGCCGGTGCGGCCCGTCAGGTCGCGCACGACCTTGCGCCGGAAGCTCGCGCGCGTGATCGGGAAGGGCGTCGCGAGCCCGATGTCGGGGTCGTCCTCCGTCCAGTTCCGCGCGTGGTGGCGCATGTGGTAGCGGCGGTAGGCGTGGAGGTCGCTCCACACCGGGTAGCAGGCGAGCCAGCTCGCGACGGCGTCGTTCCAGCGCTTGTCCGAGAGGAAGGAGCGGTGCGCGGCCTCGTGCATCACGACGGCGAGCCCGAGCTGGCGCGTCCCGATCACGCACAGCGCGGCGACCACCGTAAGCGGGTTCGGCCACGCGGCGACGACCGCCATCGCGCCGAACACGAGGCCCCAGTTCACCGCGAGCGTGCGCCAGCTGCGCGCGTCGTCCATCTCGACGAGTGCGCGGATCTCGTCGCGCGCGAGCGCGTCGTGCCAGCGGTGGCGCGCCGCGGGCGCGGGCCCGGACGGCGCGGAGTGCGCGGCGGCGGGCCCGTTCGCGAGCGGGGCGGGGGCGGGCGACGCGGTGTCGGCGGCGTTCATGACGGGGCTCCTCCTGCGGTCGAAGGCTCGGCGTTCGCGGCGGCGCGGCCCGCGCGGACCGCGTGCGAGGGTGTGTTCCGCGCGAGCGCCGCGGCCGCGTCGCCGACGCGCACGTCGGCGGGGGCGGCCCGGTGCGCGACGCCGTGCTCGGCGAGGAAGGCCGCCCAGCACGCGCGTCCCGCCGCGTCGTAGTCGCGCGCGGCATCGACGAGCGCGCTGAGCGGTCGCTCGTCGACCAGCTCGGCGGGGAGCAGCGGGTCGAGCACGATGCGGCGGATCGCGCGGCCGCCGAGCGCGAAGCTCTCGACCATCGCGTCGCGCGGCGCGAGCCGGGCGAGCCGCGCGCGGCTCGCGGCGAGGTCGGCGCACAGCGCGTCCGCGCTCGCGGCGAGTGCCTCGGCGCTCCAGAGCGCGCACGCGCGCGCGGCGGTCGCCGCGTCGAGCTCGCCGAGCGTCGCGACGATCGCGCCCGGCGCGAGGCCGAGCGCGGCGAGCTCGTCGCGGAGCGCGGCGACGCTGCCCGCGAGGTTGTCGGGGCGCACGGCGAGGCCGGGCGCGAGGCTGCGGAAGCCGAGCAGCTCGAGCGCGCGCTCGCTGCGCGCCGCGCGGGGCGTTGCCGTCGCGTCGGCCGCGGCGCCGAAGACGCCGACCCAGCGCGGCGCGCCGTTCGCCGCGCGCGCCCACGCGCGCCGCCGCGCGGGCCGCCGCCGCCAGCTCGTCACCTGGCGGTTCACGTCGCTCGCGGCGGGCCCGAGTGCATAGCGACCTCGGCCGTCGCGCACGACCAGCCCCGCGCGATGCAGGCGCGCGAGGCTCACGCGCAGGCTGTTCTCGGCGATGCCGAAGAGCGCGGCGGCGTCGACGAGCGCGCGCACCGGCATCGAGCCGCGCCGCAGCGTCGACAGCAGGTCGAGCACGAGGCTGCGGGGCGTGGGCACGCGCGGCGGTGCGACGGCGTCGGTCATCGGGCCGGATATTACATGCCGATGCGAGATTCGCCGTGGGTGGGTAATGTCCGCGGCCGTGCCCCGTGGGGCGGCCCGCGTTCGCGTGGTAGGCTGCCGCCGATGTCCGACGCCTCGACCCCCGCTCCGGCCGGCGCCGCGCCGGC
This genomic interval from Myxococcota bacterium contains the following:
- a CDS encoding lipid-A-disaccharide synthase N-terminal domain-containing protein, which encodes MAEWLDGNPSGAWLALGLVGNAAFGARFLVQWIASERAGESVVPMAFWYLSIAGSLVLLVYAAHLRDPVFTLAYLPNSFVYLRNVALRRRARRQAAAPGARDVASRSTER
- a CDS encoding nuclear transport factor 2 family protein; its protein translation is MSETTNANEELARRAWSAVSRGDTETLAQILAPDVVWHATGANPWRGDHEGVDEVVGYLVRIGEMTASFDATLVDVLASGERVAIVFRAKLERGSRRIDVGYLLLARVANGRAAEVWTVPLDPAALVDFWMDA
- a CDS encoding GDSL-type esterase/lipase family protein — protein: MATSSGVHARRWPRRLAIAAGVAIALAAAGAVAVRVFFARAAEASFWEDEIEAFEAADRASMPAPGAVLFVGSSSIRMWDTLERDMAPVRVLNRGFGGAHMDHVVAFAPRIVAPYAPSAIVVYAGDNDIGAGASADRVVADFERLVAFVRDGGSRAPIAFVAIKPSRLRWELWPRMRAANERIAALAAADPSLSYVDIATPMLALRAPGEEDGPPPGTLFRFDGLHLSAAGYAVWTRVVRDALDAMLGDALPKVEAR
- the thiD gene encoding bifunctional hydroxymethylpyrimidine kinase/phosphomethylpyrimidine kinase; amino-acid sequence: MSDPAVTSPTALSIAGSDPTGGAGLQADLQVFRAHGVHGAGVVTAITIQDTQRVHRSLPAFPNVVLEQLRVLLRDVAPAAVKIGMLATDDVARSVLLGLDALAPGTPIVLDPVLAASDGTALLERRAWATLCEIAQRAALVTPNVAEAGALTGRDASTRAGAEEAARVFALELGARAVLVKGGHRDGAPDDLLAVRGDDGTVALEWLPGERIDAGPVHGTGCALSSAVAARLARGEPLRDAVAGARAFVARAIAAARPIGRGARVLGLG
- a CDS encoding Mur ligase family protein produces the protein MPDSPSARGPQRIHFVAIGGTGMGALAGLCKRRGLAVTGSDKKLYPPMSTKLEEWGIEVDEGFAARHVTSRDPDLVVIGNAVRKDNPEAKATIRAGLPYMSFPDALFALAMRDKRRIVVAGTHGKTTTTTMIASMLHHLGRDPSFLIGGIPVEFGDSFRDGGGEDFVVEGDEYDTAFFDKTPKFLHYEPDLLVITSVEFDHADIYRDLDHVKEAFRTLVARMPADGIVFAATDQEGVADVVRDAPCRVVSYGVDRDGAPSQAEYRGTSVTVGPHGTGFQLTLPREDGLHAFGVGIRAAGHFNAENAVAALAIADVLGLPMLEASAAMAKYQGVKRRMEVRGVARGVVVVDDFAHHPTAVTVSVAAARERFRARKLFAVFEPRTNTSRRALFQDAYGQAFGPADCTVVKRVDTGDPIYSATGRVEEFFSADILVQRIHSKGREAIAFSTVEEIVEFLAREAQAGDVVLVMSNGSFDGIFDKLFAALGGPDPGGYRELMLREERALARLNAISSEAYARRRDFGE
- a CDS encoding cytochrome c; this translates as MLALALLAIASPRILHAAGADPSSPSAVLRFERDGALVRALPLAALRAACPTERVDVDDPYYHRAMSFFALPFPCVFEAGFGAPLASSAREDFSLRALDGYARPVAGAQLAEPGAWLAFADASLTPRAALDADPPALRFAPITRRELDPAPFYLVWTGAEQNDPHRHPWPFQLVTIDEVPFARRHPHTVPTGEPPGSPAQRGFSLFRSQCIACHAINGEGGAVGPDLNVPRSIVEYRPVAQIRAFIRDPRTFRYSAMPAHPGLTDADLDALVAYFRAMSARKHDPGGAGRAAPDAGGE
- a CDS encoding Mrp/NBP35 family ATP-binding protein, translated to MSVTESQVLDALRPIVDPDFQRSIVDLGFVKDVRIEAGAGGARVAFAIELTTPACPVKAEFERAAKERVEALPGVAEAAVTMTAQTRRAAPASPTAEALPGVRNTIAVASGKGGVGKSTTAINLAIALRETGATVGVLDADVYGPSLPLLTGARGRPTAVDKRIYPLEAHGLKLMSMGFFLTDDSPVIWRGPMVHGLVRQFLTDVEWGELDYLVVDCPPGTGDAALTLTQQAPLSGAVIVTTANDLSLIDARKGLAMFQKVNVPVLGIVENMSYFTPPEPELADRRYYIFGQGGGARIARELGVDFLGEVPIDPRVVETGDRGRPIVLDAPDSPAAQAFRELAGTVARKLAVLAETTPALADPNIVWVTNQS